Proteins encoded together in one Nitrospira sp. window:
- the murD gene encoding UDP-N-acetylmuramoyl-L-alanine--D-glutamate ligase: MTALDTKQLEGKRVTVVGLARSGVAAAHLLQAAGALVTVADRKERGELLGVLNSVEESAIHVVLGNSYETALTTAELVVISPGVPYRMEALERVRRRGVKVISELDLASRFIPVPILALTGTNGKSTTVTLIGKMLQASGKQVFVGGNLGTAFSEAAIQSLRAMQEERSCPYDAAVVEVSSFQLETIEQFHPWMAAILNVTVDHQDRYESIAEYIDAKKRIFENQTSSDMALFNLDDPQVGALRHSVKARTFGFTRQPPLPSDLAGGTYLEHGRIMIAFAGQTQEICRRHELKIIGDHNVENAMAAATYAILSGCPLEAVRRVLREFPGLEHALEVVRDRRGVRFINDSKGTNVDATLKALNSIDQPIWLIAGGRDKGGDFSRLAPTIHQRVKRLIVIGEAAPLIVDAMQNYRAIEQVASLREAVELAASGACAGDVVLMSPACASFDMFADYQDRGRQFKRAVHSLPA; this comes from the coding sequence AGGCAGCCGGCGCGCTCGTGACTGTCGCCGATCGGAAAGAGCGAGGGGAACTCCTTGGCGTACTGAATTCCGTTGAGGAATCGGCAATCCATGTAGTGTTGGGAAATAGCTATGAAACGGCCCTGACGACGGCCGAGCTGGTAGTTATTAGTCCGGGAGTACCCTATCGAATGGAAGCGTTGGAACGTGTCCGTCGTCGCGGCGTGAAGGTGATCAGCGAGCTCGATCTTGCGTCCAGATTCATACCCGTTCCGATTCTGGCGCTGACCGGCACCAATGGGAAAAGCACGACGGTCACGTTGATTGGGAAAATGTTACAGGCCAGCGGGAAGCAGGTGTTTGTCGGCGGCAATCTCGGGACTGCCTTCAGTGAAGCGGCTATCCAGTCGTTACGGGCGATGCAGGAAGAACGGTCCTGTCCGTACGATGCGGCGGTGGTGGAGGTCTCCAGCTTTCAACTCGAGACGATAGAACAGTTTCATCCTTGGATGGCAGCCATCCTCAATGTGACGGTGGATCATCAGGATCGATATGAGTCCATTGCAGAATACATCGACGCCAAGAAGAGGATTTTTGAGAATCAAACATCATCGGATATGGCTCTGTTTAATCTCGATGATCCACAAGTCGGTGCGCTACGACATAGTGTGAAAGCCAGAACCTTTGGATTTACGAGGCAGCCACCATTGCCATCGGATCTGGCAGGAGGCACCTACCTTGAGCATGGTCGTATCATGATCGCCTTTGCTGGCCAGACGCAGGAGATCTGTCGTCGTCATGAACTCAAGATCATTGGAGATCATAATGTTGAGAATGCCATGGCTGCGGCCACCTATGCGATCTTGAGTGGGTGTCCTCTGGAAGCGGTGCGTCGAGTTCTCAGGGAATTCCCAGGTCTGGAGCATGCCCTGGAGGTTGTCCGTGACCGCCGCGGGGTACGTTTTATCAACGACTCGAAAGGCACCAACGTCGACGCAACACTGAAGGCCCTAAACAGTATTGATCAGCCGATTTGGCTGATCGCCGGTGGACGGGACAAAGGTGGAGATTTCTCGCGGTTGGCTCCTACGATCCATCAGCGGGTGAAGCGGCTCATTGTCATCGGAGAAGCCGCGCCGTTGATCGTTGATGCGATGCAGAACTATCGAGCTATTGAACAGGTTGCGAGCTTGCGGGAGGCAGTGGAGTTGGCAGCGTCAGGAGCGTGTGCGGGTGACGTCGTGCTGATGTCACCGGCCTGCGCGAGTTTCGATATGTTTGCTGACTACCAAGACCGTGGGAGACAATTTAAGCGTGCGGTGCACTCTTTGCCAGCCTAA
- the ftsW gene encoding putative lipid II flippase FtsW, translating into MSQKVAGTLALPWGTKGSRVPPQVGMDQVLLWVTVMLTVVGLVMVFSASAVLAGNRYHDSWYYLKRQCVWLVVGLSLLHMLSRMDYVWWKRLSLPLLGGMATLLVMVLIPSLGTAANGARRWLGVGPVSIQPAEMLKLGVVIYLAAYLTRKEDQIQEFRAGLLPVLLVVGLLSGLVLMEPDLGTVVVLALVTGSLLFVGGARLPHLSTLVLCAVPIGLALVLSTEYRRQRLMAFLEPWSDASDTGFQITQSFLAFGSGGLFGIGLGEGKQKLFFLPEAHTDFVLALIGEELGFVGTGVIILLFVVFMIRGFQISTRARVPFGRYLGIGITTLIGVQALVNACVVTGLVPTKGLTLPFVSYGGSSLVVSLAGVGMLLSISRDRHAGREELKHQSGQGWAKPR; encoded by the coding sequence ATGTCGCAGAAAGTGGCTGGGACCTTGGCACTACCTTGGGGGACGAAAGGCTCGCGGGTTCCGCCGCAGGTCGGAATGGATCAGGTCTTGTTGTGGGTGACGGTGATGCTGACAGTCGTCGGCCTGGTCATGGTCTTCAGTGCGAGTGCGGTCCTGGCCGGGAATCGCTATCACGATTCCTGGTACTACCTCAAGCGACAATGTGTCTGGTTGGTGGTAGGGCTGAGCCTTCTGCATATGTTGTCCCGTATGGACTATGTCTGGTGGAAACGGTTATCCCTCCCGTTGCTCGGAGGCATGGCGACGCTCTTGGTCATGGTCCTGATTCCCTCTCTGGGTACAGCGGCCAATGGAGCCAGACGGTGGTTGGGGGTTGGGCCGGTGTCGATTCAGCCGGCCGAGATGTTGAAGCTGGGGGTAGTGATTTACCTCGCTGCATATCTGACAAGGAAGGAAGACCAAATCCAAGAGTTTCGGGCGGGGCTTCTTCCTGTGTTGCTCGTCGTTGGCCTCCTCAGCGGATTAGTTCTGATGGAGCCGGATTTGGGGACGGTTGTGGTGTTGGCGTTGGTCACAGGCAGTCTTCTGTTTGTGGGGGGGGCGCGCCTACCTCATCTGTCAACGCTGGTGCTCTGTGCGGTGCCGATTGGGCTGGCACTTGTTTTGTCTACCGAGTATCGTCGCCAACGGCTCATGGCATTCTTGGAGCCATGGAGCGATGCGTCCGATACAGGATTTCAGATTACCCAATCATTTCTGGCGTTCGGCAGCGGCGGCCTCTTTGGCATAGGGTTGGGAGAAGGAAAGCAGAAATTGTTTTTCCTTCCCGAGGCACACACGGATTTTGTCCTGGCGCTCATCGGCGAAGAGCTGGGATTCGTCGGTACTGGTGTTATCATTCTGTTGTTTGTGGTGTTCATGATCCGTGGATTTCAGATTTCGACTCGTGCACGAGTTCCATTTGGGCGGTATCTGGGAATCGGTATCACGACACTGATTGGGGTTCAGGCGCTAGTCAACGCCTGCGTCGTGACCGGGCTCGTGCCGACAAAAGGGCTCACGTTACCGTTTGTCAGTTATGGAGGATCCTCTCTCGTCGTCAGCTTGGCAGGAGTGGGAATGTTGTTGAGTATTTCTCGAGATCGCCATGCCGGACGAGAGGAGTTGAAACATCAGAGTGGGCAGGGGTGGGCAAAACCACGATGA
- the murG gene encoding undecaprenyldiphospho-muramoylpentapeptide beta-N-acetylglucosaminyltransferase produces MTIVVAAGGTGGHLYPAIALVREFLSRDPSTKILFVGTTRGIESRVLGHEGFELVLIAARPVMGKGLLDVLRAVLSVPVGIWESWRLLEQRQADLVIGVGGYTSPAVLVAAALRGIPRVILEPNAYPGLANKVVGPLAQRIFLAFESASMFFERQKVQVVGMPIRQEFLEQEQGSQKPIKRNGRHLLVFGGSQGAKAINSAVLEGLPLLNSRVPTLTITHQTGEGDYERVREGYRASGIAATVVPFLYDMPAVLRTADVVVARAGAMTIAELTACGKPAILIPLPTAIYDHQMKNARAMEAAGGAVVLPQADLTGVTLSERVDAIVSDPQRWERMHQGSLAMRRIDAGERIVGECYAMMGVTHDTNQSFRKAGG; encoded by the coding sequence ATGACGATTGTTGTCGCCGCAGGAGGTACGGGAGGCCATCTCTATCCGGCCATCGCCCTGGTGCGAGAGTTTTTAAGCCGAGACCCTTCAACGAAGATCCTCTTTGTTGGGACGACGCGAGGTATTGAATCTCGTGTGCTTGGACATGAAGGATTCGAGCTGGTCCTGATCGCTGCCAGGCCGGTAATGGGGAAGGGATTGCTGGATGTTCTTCGGGCTGTATTGTCGGTTCCAGTCGGAATCTGGGAGTCCTGGCGGCTCCTGGAACAGAGGCAGGCTGATCTCGTGATTGGGGTTGGTGGGTATACGAGCCCAGCGGTGTTGGTAGCAGCGGCATTGCGGGGGATTCCGCGAGTGATTTTGGAGCCAAATGCATACCCAGGCTTGGCCAACAAAGTGGTGGGTCCGCTGGCGCAACGGATCTTTCTGGCGTTTGAATCGGCGTCAATGTTCTTTGAGAGACAGAAGGTGCAAGTTGTTGGAATGCCTATCCGGCAGGAGTTCCTGGAGCAGGAACAAGGGAGCCAGAAGCCGATCAAGCGAAATGGGCGACACCTGCTGGTCTTTGGTGGAAGTCAAGGAGCCAAGGCGATCAATAGCGCAGTGTTGGAGGGCTTGCCGTTGCTCAATTCACGTGTGCCCACCCTGACGATCACACACCAAACGGGTGAGGGGGATTATGAGCGGGTCAGGGAGGGTTACAGGGCTTCGGGGATTGCAGCCACCGTTGTTCCGTTTCTGTACGACATGCCGGCTGTGTTACGGACGGCGGATGTGGTGGTGGCCCGTGCCGGAGCCATGACGATCGCTGAGCTGACAGCTTGTGGAAAACCTGCAATCCTGATCCCGTTACCTACAGCCATTTATGATCATCAGATGAAGAATGCTCGAGCCATGGAAGCGGCGGGTGGTGCCGTGGTGTTACCGCAGGCAGATCTGACAGGGGTAACATTGAGCGAGAGGGTGGACGCGATCGTGTCGGACCCGCAACGATGGGAGAGGATGCACCAAGGGAGTTTGGCGATGCGCCGAATTGACGCTGGCGAGCGTATCGTCGGTGAATGTTACGCGATGATGGGAGTGACACATGACACCAACCAATCTTTTAGAAAGGCCGGAGGGTAG
- a CDS encoding UDP-N-acetylmuramate--L-alanine ligase: MFRKIEQIHLVGIGGAGMSGIAEVLLTMGYTVTGSDLHASETTRRLEELGGRIFIGHQESNVGAAQVVVISSAVAGSNPEVVKAKAMQIPVIPRAEMLAELMRLKFGVAIAGAHGKTTTTSMVATVLAQGGLDPTMVIGGKVNALGSHARLGRGDLLVAEADESDGSFLRLPPTIVAVTNLDREHLDHYGSMERINESFLEFINKIPFYGLAVLCADDDRLAALFPRLVKRYHTYGLREREGMAPDFLATDISLKQWGADFRVHFRGKNLGPFRLTVPGIHNVSNALVAIAIGMELDVPADLIRKGLAAFTGVERRFHLRGEAGGIMVVDDYGHHPTEVKATLAAAKQGWDRRLVVLFQPHRYSRTRDCLGEFAHAFDHADVLFMTDIYPAGEQPIPGVTGAALAETVREAGHPAVTFIEHKETIPDQVLSQLQAGDLVLTLGAGDIWKAGTGILARLESA; encoded by the coding sequence ATGTTTCGCAAGATCGAACAAATTCATCTTGTTGGAATCGGCGGTGCCGGTATGAGCGGTATCGCAGAGGTACTGCTCACGATGGGCTATACCGTGACCGGCTCTGATCTACACGCTTCGGAGACCACAAGGCGTCTGGAAGAGCTTGGCGGGAGAATCTTCATCGGCCATCAGGAGTCGAATGTGGGTGCGGCACAAGTCGTGGTTATTTCATCAGCTGTGGCCGGAAGTAATCCTGAGGTGGTCAAAGCAAAAGCGATGCAGATACCCGTGATCCCACGGGCAGAAATGCTGGCAGAGCTTATGCGACTAAAGTTCGGAGTGGCCATTGCCGGAGCTCACGGTAAGACAACTACGACGTCGATGGTCGCGACGGTACTCGCACAGGGTGGTCTTGATCCAACGATGGTAATCGGCGGCAAGGTGAACGCGCTGGGAAGTCATGCTCGGCTTGGCCGCGGCGATCTCCTTGTGGCGGAGGCGGATGAAAGTGACGGGTCTTTTCTGCGTCTTCCTCCCACCATCGTCGCAGTGACGAATTTGGACCGTGAGCATCTGGATCATTATGGATCGATGGAACGAATCAACGAAAGTTTCCTTGAATTTATCAATAAGATTCCCTTCTATGGGTTGGCGGTGTTATGTGCAGATGACGACCGCCTTGCCGCGCTCTTTCCTCGCCTCGTCAAACGCTACCATACGTATGGGCTTCGCGAACGGGAGGGTATGGCGCCGGACTTTCTCGCGACGGATATCAGTCTCAAACAATGGGGTGCTGACTTCCGTGTACACTTTCGAGGGAAGAACCTCGGCCCGTTCCGGCTGACCGTGCCAGGGATTCACAATGTCTCGAACGCACTCGTCGCGATTGCGATCGGGATGGAGCTGGATGTTCCGGCGGATTTGATTCGTAAAGGATTAGCGGCGTTTACGGGTGTTGAACGGCGGTTCCATTTACGAGGCGAGGCTGGTGGAATCATGGTGGTCGATGACTATGGTCATCATCCTACGGAGGTCAAAGCCACGCTGGCTGCGGCTAAACAGGGCTGGGATCGTCGGCTGGTCGTCCTCTTTCAACCCCATCGCTATAGCCGAACGCGTGATTGTCTCGGAGAGTTTGCCCACGCGTTTGATCACGCCGATGTCCTGTTTATGACCGATATTTATCCGGCCGGCGAGCAGCCTATCCCGGGCGTGACGGGGGCCGCGCTTGCTGAGACAGTGAGGGAGGCAGGCCATCCTGCTGTGACGTTCATTGAGCACAAGGAGACCATTCCAGATCAGGTTTTGTCTCAGCTTCAGGCAGGGGATCTCGTCTTGACCTTGGGCGCAGGCGACATTTGGAAGGCAGGGACCGGAATTCTTGCGCGACTTGAGTCCGCGTGA
- the murB gene encoding UDP-N-acetylmuramate dehydrogenase yields the protein MQRRVQSAVAGIQGRVRFNAPLSEYTSFRIGGPADVLVEPADVEDVIRLVKQTHEQRLPIFVLGGTNLLVRDKGIRGVVVSLAKLRAIQEEAGSVLYAEGGVGMPTLIGYAVRRSLAGLEWAAGIPGTVAGCVVMNAGTKLGEMKDTVKAVRVVRAHGEVLDCPAESITFEYRRASLPSGIVVGVWLQLKPGVRSVVEKVVKDYLRYRRETQPLTLPSAGCVFKNPANDSAGRVVEAAGLKGVSVGDACVSTKHANFIVNQGRASAADVLALIKKVRAQVVRKTGVKLALELKLVGQA from the coding sequence ATGCAGCGAAGGGTCCAGTCCGCGGTGGCTGGTATTCAGGGGAGGGTTCGCTTCAACGCACCGTTGAGCGAGTACACCTCTTTTCGGATCGGCGGTCCGGCCGATGTGTTGGTGGAACCGGCCGATGTGGAGGATGTCATTCGTTTGGTCAAACAAACGCATGAACAGAGACTCCCAATCTTTGTATTGGGAGGGACCAATCTTCTGGTTCGAGACAAAGGTATTCGAGGTGTCGTGGTCAGTCTGGCGAAGCTACGTGCGATCCAAGAGGAAGCTGGGTCGGTGCTCTACGCCGAGGGAGGGGTTGGCATGCCGACATTGATCGGCTATGCCGTCCGCCGCTCGTTGGCAGGATTGGAATGGGCGGCCGGGATTCCTGGGACGGTGGCAGGGTGTGTCGTGATGAATGCTGGCACGAAGCTTGGCGAAATGAAAGATACCGTCAAAGCCGTTCGAGTTGTACGAGCACACGGCGAAGTTCTGGACTGTCCAGCGGAATCCATCACATTCGAGTATCGGCGAGCGTCATTGCCGTCGGGAATCGTCGTCGGAGTATGGCTTCAACTGAAGCCGGGAGTTCGGTCCGTCGTTGAGAAGGTCGTGAAGGACTATCTGCGCTATCGGCGAGAGACTCAACCCCTGACGCTTCCCAGCGCCGGGTGTGTGTTCAAGAATCCCGCTAATGATTCCGCGGGACGAGTCGTGGAGGCGGCAGGACTCAAGGGGGTCTCAGTCGGCGATGCCTGTGTTTCGACAAAACATGCCAACTTTATCGTGAATCAGGGGCGGGCCAGTGCTGCCGATGTGCTTGCTCTTATCAAAAAAGTTCGAGCCCAGGTCGTTCGGAAGACCGGGGTAAAATTAGCGCTGGAGTTGAAATTGGTGGGCCAGGCGTAA
- a CDS encoding D-alanine--D-alanine ligase, protein MGRITDRRIAVLMGGWSSEREISLKTGQAVHQALLRRGYDAVAIDVGDQLYQDLKEQEVAIAFLSLHGPGGEDGLIQGFLETLGIPYTGSGVRASAVGMHKVMTKTLLAAHGVPVPPGTVIRRGDRPSLAKILKECKLQLPIVVKPVSQGSTIGVTVVRRAAQWKEALALAHRYDPEAMVEGYIPGHEATVSILGTAMNGAKVLPAIEIVAPEGFYDFSAKYQKGKTQYLCPAPLPTKVLQRIGDLAYRSYDVLGCEGAVRVDFRITPRGQPYVLEINTVPGMTATSLLPMAAAQVGLGYDDLVERILQSALDRAARCAQHAKVESV, encoded by the coding sequence ATGGGGAGAATAACGGATAGACGCATCGCCGTACTGATGGGAGGGTGGTCCTCGGAACGGGAGATTTCTCTGAAGACCGGCCAAGCGGTTCATCAAGCACTGCTCCGTCGTGGGTATGATGCGGTGGCCATCGATGTCGGGGATCAGTTGTATCAAGACTTGAAAGAACAGGAAGTCGCCATTGCGTTTCTTTCGCTTCATGGGCCTGGAGGGGAAGACGGGTTGATCCAGGGATTTCTTGAGACTTTGGGGATTCCATATACGGGGTCCGGCGTTCGGGCTAGTGCTGTGGGTATGCACAAGGTGATGACGAAGACACTATTGGCTGCGCATGGCGTCCCGGTTCCTCCAGGAACGGTTATCAGGCGGGGGGATCGGCCATCGCTGGCAAAGATTCTGAAAGAGTGCAAGCTTCAGTTGCCGATTGTCGTCAAGCCGGTCTCGCAGGGTTCTACGATCGGGGTCACGGTTGTGCGCCGCGCTGCCCAGTGGAAGGAGGCACTGGCGTTGGCTCATCGCTATGATCCGGAAGCGATGGTGGAGGGGTATATTCCCGGGCACGAAGCGACCGTCTCGATCCTTGGGACGGCTATGAATGGGGCGAAGGTCCTTCCGGCCATAGAAATTGTGGCTCCGGAAGGGTTCTATGATTTCTCGGCGAAATACCAGAAGGGGAAGACACAATATCTCTGTCCGGCTCCTCTTCCGACGAAAGTACTGCAGAGAATAGGGGACTTGGCCTACCGTAGCTACGATGTACTTGGTTGTGAGGGGGCCGTACGCGTGGATTTTCGCATCACACCACGAGGGCAACCCTATGTGTTGGAAATCAATACGGTCCCTGGCATGACAGCCACGAGCCTGCTGCCCATGGCTGCAGCACAGGTCGGTCTCGGGTACGATGACTTGGTCGAGCGGATCTTGCAGTCGGCCTTGGATCGTGCAGCCCGCTGTGCTCAGCATGCCAAGGTGGAGTCTGTGTGA
- a CDS encoding FtsQ-type POTRA domain-containing protein produces MNRWKDPQGERAVKQAGRTRTTRRKVVGRLAVVLTAVTILGWLITITVTYSSRMVRELLEIHTITVEGVHHLDKQKVIELAQVKQGMPLHQVVPATVEEQIESHPWIKEAQVSRVPFHELRIAVVERKPAAIVRAASQNFLSDEEGHVLSKLGQADDDTFPLVTGIDLDGLLKGTDVVRRSIMSGIELARVIGQTFEGRLRVQAENQTNLVAFIQGVRFRFGEESVEEQWERFQRVKPTLKSLNFDGAGRGVSEVDLRYDNRIIVREGGG; encoded by the coding sequence ATGAACCGATGGAAAGATCCACAAGGGGAACGGGCGGTGAAGCAAGCTGGGCGGACGCGGACAACCAGGCGAAAGGTCGTGGGTCGCCTCGCTGTAGTCTTAACCGCCGTGACGATTTTAGGATGGCTGATCACGATAACCGTCACGTACTCCAGTCGCATGGTTCGTGAGTTGCTGGAGATCCATACGATCACGGTTGAAGGTGTCCATCATCTTGATAAGCAGAAGGTGATTGAGCTGGCGCAGGTCAAACAAGGGATGCCGCTCCATCAGGTCGTTCCCGCTACCGTCGAAGAGCAGATCGAATCTCACCCATGGATCAAGGAGGCTCAAGTCTCGCGAGTCCCCTTCCATGAGTTGAGGATAGCTGTGGTTGAACGAAAGCCTGCCGCCATCGTCCGGGCGGCGTCGCAGAACTTTCTGAGTGATGAAGAAGGACATGTCCTGAGTAAGCTTGGGCAGGCTGATGATGACACATTTCCGCTTGTAACAGGCATTGACCTCGATGGATTGCTGAAGGGGACTGATGTGGTACGCCGGTCAATTATGTCTGGCATCGAACTCGCAAGAGTCATTGGGCAAACCTTCGAGGGGCGGTTGCGAGTGCAGGCTGAAAACCAGACAAATCTTGTGGCGTTCATCCAGGGCGTTCGATTTCGATTTGGGGAGGAGTCTGTTGAGGAACAGTGGGAGCGGTTCCAACGCGTCAAACCGACGTTGAAATCACTGAATTTTGACGGAGCAGGGCGCGGTGTCAGTGAAGTGGATCTCCGGTACGATAATCGAATCATCGTACGGGAAGGGGGAGGGTGA
- the ftsA gene encoding cell division protein FtsA, whose amino-acid sequence MIAVPKRDQILVGLDIGTTKICAIVAEMTDTGGLNIIGVGMSPSRGLRKGVVVDIESTVESIKKAVEEAELMAAVQINSVYTGIAGSHIAAENCKGVVALKRAEVTREDIHRAIESARTLAVIPQERRILHVLPREFMVDGQEGVREPLGLSGNRLEVNVHVITGAVTSAQNIVKSVNRAGLDVVDIILQPLASSEAVLSQEERELGVVMVDLGGGTTDLAIFLDGSIRHSAVLPIGGQNLTKDLAIGLLTSQTEAERIKTQHGIARTELVIGHQVVQVPSVGDRPPRTFSRRDIAEILEPRVDEMFELVRREITRAGYEGMLGAGVVITGGTSLLDGMPDAAEKVLNLPARRGVPSGVGGLRDIVGHPSHSTGVGLLLHARRHVDELETTGLRNGGTWAKMFSWTKRVLEVF is encoded by the coding sequence GTGATTGCGGTGCCGAAGCGAGATCAAATCCTAGTCGGGCTCGACATCGGGACCACGAAGATCTGCGCGATCGTTGCAGAGATGACCGATACAGGCGGTCTCAACATCATTGGCGTCGGCATGAGTCCCTCCCGTGGTTTGCGTAAAGGGGTCGTGGTGGATATTGAGAGCACCGTTGAATCCATCAAAAAGGCGGTCGAAGAAGCAGAGCTGATGGCGGCGGTCCAGATCAATTCCGTCTACACTGGCATTGCCGGGAGCCATATCGCGGCCGAAAACTGCAAAGGTGTCGTGGCGTTAAAACGAGCGGAGGTCACTCGAGAGGATATCCACCGAGCCATTGAAAGTGCGCGCACGCTCGCAGTAATCCCCCAAGAGCGGAGGATCCTCCACGTATTACCTCGGGAATTCATGGTGGATGGTCAGGAGGGAGTGCGGGAACCGTTGGGTCTGTCCGGGAATCGCTTGGAAGTCAACGTGCACGTCATTACTGGAGCCGTGACGTCGGCGCAAAATATCGTGAAGAGTGTGAATCGGGCTGGACTGGATGTGGTCGACATCATTCTTCAACCGCTTGCATCCAGTGAGGCGGTCTTGAGCCAAGAAGAGCGTGAACTCGGTGTCGTGATGGTGGATTTGGGGGGGGGAACCACCGATCTTGCCATTTTTTTAGACGGGAGTATCCGTCACTCAGCGGTTCTTCCGATCGGGGGACAGAATTTGACCAAGGACCTGGCCATTGGTCTCTTGACGTCGCAAACCGAGGCTGAGAGGATCAAAACCCAACATGGCATTGCGAGAACGGAGTTAGTGATTGGTCATCAAGTGGTCCAAGTGCCTTCGGTGGGGGACCGTCCACCTCGAACCTTTTCCAGGCGAGATATCGCGGAGATCTTGGAGCCGCGCGTCGACGAGATGTTCGAACTGGTTCGGAGAGAAATTACACGTGCCGGATACGAGGGCATGTTGGGGGCCGGTGTCGTGATCACCGGAGGCACCTCGCTGCTGGACGGGATGCCGGATGCGGCTGAGAAAGTCTTGAACCTGCCGGCCCGTCGGGGGGTGCCATCAGGGGTGGGCGGCCTTCGAGATATCGTTGGCCATCCGAGTCATTCAACGGGTGTTGGTCTCTTGCTGCATGCCCGGCGACATGTCGATGAATTGGAGACAACGGGGCTTCGAAACGGTGGAACCTGGGCCAAAATGTTTAGTTGGACGAAACGGGTGTTGGAGGTCTTTTAA
- the ftsZ gene encoding cell division protein FtsZ yields MFSFQEDMLSPVRIKVIGIGGAGCNAINTMITSGLARVDFIASNTDLQALDRSLAPYKIQLGPERTRGLGAGAKPEIGRDAALESKEHIRECLEGADMVFVTAGMGGGTGTGAAPIVASIAREMGILTVGVVTKPFQYEGQRRNKHAEEGIRDMRRHVDTLLVIPNQRLLGIVDKSTPLLEAFKVADDVLRQAIQGIADVITTTGHVNVDFADVRTVMSHTGRAVMGMGVSRGPNRAIEAAQKAMCSPLLEEGSVEGARGVLLNITGGPSLSLHEVEEAASIIQQTADSEANIIVGQVINPDMGEDLIITVIATGFEREEDQTTASLAGERGVNRPTKPIQPLLAGMVASLAADRPVKDLDRPTFLRRMTDMRDSTDRAAMAAEDEWDVPTFLRKQAD; encoded by the coding sequence ATGTTTTCATTTCAGGAGGATATGTTGTCACCGGTCCGGATTAAAGTGATCGGCATCGGCGGAGCCGGGTGCAATGCGATCAACACGATGATCACCTCTGGACTCGCTCGTGTCGACTTTATCGCCAGCAACACCGACCTTCAAGCACTGGATCGATCCCTGGCCCCTTACAAAATCCAACTTGGCCCCGAACGGACCCGCGGCTTAGGTGCCGGCGCGAAGCCAGAAATCGGACGAGATGCCGCGCTTGAAAGTAAAGAGCATATCCGTGAATGCCTGGAAGGAGCGGATATGGTGTTTGTCACGGCCGGTATGGGGGGAGGAACTGGGACCGGAGCCGCTCCCATTGTTGCCAGCATCGCACGAGAAATGGGGATATTGACGGTGGGCGTGGTGACGAAACCATTTCAGTATGAAGGTCAACGGAGAAACAAGCATGCCGAAGAGGGGATCCGCGATATGCGGCGTCATGTCGATACGTTGCTCGTTATCCCCAATCAGCGGCTTTTGGGAATCGTCGATAAATCAACCCCACTATTAGAGGCCTTCAAGGTAGCCGATGACGTACTGCGGCAGGCCATCCAAGGCATTGCCGATGTGATCACAACGACAGGACATGTGAATGTCGATTTTGCCGACGTCCGCACGGTGATGTCCCATACCGGTCGTGCCGTCATGGGAATGGGCGTCTCACGCGGTCCAAACCGGGCGATTGAAGCTGCTCAGAAAGCGATGTGTAGCCCACTTCTTGAGGAGGGAAGTGTGGAAGGGGCACGAGGAGTTCTTCTCAATATCACTGGGGGCCCCAGTTTATCACTGCATGAAGTTGAGGAGGCGGCCAGCATTATCCAGCAGACGGCGGATTCGGAGGCCAACATCATTGTTGGGCAAGTTATCAATCCTGATATGGGTGAAGATCTCATTATCACGGTGATCGCAACTGGGTTTGAGCGAGAAGAAGATCAGACGACGGCGTCCCTGGCCGGTGAGCGAGGAGTGAACCGTCCTACGAAGCCGATTCAACCGCTTCTGGCAGGGATGGTTGCCTCCCTTGCCGCGGATCGACCAGTGAAAGATCTGGATCGGCCAACATTTTTGCGGCGTATGACGGACATGCGTGATTCAACGGATCGTGCGGCGATGGCGGCTGAGGACGAATGGGATGTCCCAACCTTTCTTCGCAAGCAAGCGGATTAG